In Mangifera indica cultivar Alphonso chromosome 14, CATAS_Mindica_2.1, whole genome shotgun sequence, the DNA window tctataattgacatgaaccaaaggtatgAGTTGACGCCACActctagaatagaaaagaaggagagtgataagtcatatttgaatgccaaaagaaaatatttttgataaattcatgagttcttaaaagaaccaagaaaaagatctcataattttattaatccatTGTGTATCCTCTATCCCAAggttatattgatatttatagCCCTAGTCtgaataggataataataaGCATAAtctttagaataataataatctcaatctaaataagataataaaaataataatcctaattcaattataattcctaaagaaaataaaacaaagactcctaaaacaaataaaacacctaaacaactagaaaactagaaatactaggaaattgaacttcaattgaattcccttgctttcttcacatgaatttttgcctaattaagcttccatttcatattttgtcaagTAAAAACGTCACCAAGGATGTGCCATATCATTTTCTATGTGTTTGATGCTCTCCACGTCATCTTTGATTGCCACATCATGCTTTTTACCTTCAGCTTatgtcttcaatgttttcagTGTTATACAGCCTACCACACTCTTGtcatagtttttcattattagatcACATGTTCTTGGTCTTCCATGGATCACATCATATACACTGATTAAtagataagtattccatttgaattgtacTTTATCTGCAGgctgaaataatattttgttttctccaaatctttcatctcaaattcttttttcagatattcaacagtttttgagagctctttaAGAGttctaattaaattcatgtcattaacataaactgttataataacaaatctcaattttaaccttttgataaagacatatGGGCATATGGGGTCATTCATATAGtcctctttttttaaatattcattgagGTTATCATACCACATTCGTCTGGATTATTTTAATCCgtataatgatctttgtaatttaattgagtacatatCTCTTtaattgaccctttttgctttAGACAATTTATATCCTTAAaggagttttatataaattttagtatcaaGTTTCCATACAATTTAGCAGTAACTACGTTTATTAAACGCATATCCAACCTTTCAGAGactattaaattgattaaatatctgaatgtgattatatctatcacAGATACATATGTTTAATAAAAGTCTATACCTAACTTTTGGGAAAACtcttgggctacaagcctgactttatatctaacaatttcatttttctcgttttttttttctcataaatacctatttatatccaacgggttgtataTCTTTAGGTGTTAAAACTACAAGCCTAAACACTTGAAGTTTtactagagaagctaattctatTCAAATGTCTTCTCATTTAGATCAATCATGTCTTTATTTGCACTTAACCACAGTACGTGATTCAAagttatcattatttataatttcggTAGCTACTGCGAATAAGAATACATCATCAATGTTAACCGTTTCACGGTTCCATATCTCTCTtgtataagtataatttaaatatattttagtattctcattttcctatTAGTTAGGATTTTATACCACTTCAGCGGTTTATGCACTTTAgaggcttgagtctcttcaggggtcttaacctcttctggaggaatattagagagtgtagattttttattcattttaggtcattatgattgatatctgtttcattatttgtctttttttttttaggaacaGTATCCTTCGATCCAATAGGCAGGCTTACCATATTTTTGACATGTAGTAGATTGATCAAACATGATTCAAATGGACTGTTCAATAGtcacattaatttttgttggtaCGTTGCCAACTagtacatgtgatcttgtcacttttgttgtATCTACAAATGTATTAGGTATTTGGTtagcaataatttgtaaatgcacTATACTCTCCACTTTAGTTTCATTTTGGGATGTATGAGGATCTAAATAAGACATGGTAGACACGTAATAAGTAAGTTCATGCGTAACTTCAAGAAGTGTTTTCTTTTCCCTAAAGGTAGGAATGTTGTCTTATCAAAGTGATAATCTGTAAATCATGTAGTAAAAAAATCACATGTTAATGGTTCCAGATTTTGATAATGGatgatgaattatatctaacataaattctcaaatgatGTTGGGTCCTATTTTTGTGCATTGAGAAGACGCAATGAGGACCAACATGCATTAAAGCAAAGATTTTAATCATTCATATGCCATTCATCAATGTAGAAAGGTAAATAATTTCTAAAGTCATAATCGTAGTCCGAAAATTGAAGAGTGGTTGTTTTACAGTTAGACTCTTCTTAGTTGAACTCACTTAAACAACACTAAAAGATGACTAGCTATATGAATTGCATGCAGTGGTTAGCCACATCGTTTACATGCAAGTTTACGACATAATGCCAGTACAAACCATATCATCCATAATATAATAGGACGAGAATAACTTTTAACAATTACGAAAGTTCCCCATGATCTGCTTAACATATCGTTTTATTCTTTGTCATTAATAGATTAAAATCACTTTCTACCAAATCATGAACACAAGATCATTCACTTATCATAAATGTGATTTGACTAGATTTATTGTATAAGggttttaatattcaattaattaattacacatataacctttatttaaaatttaaaaagctaTAAACATATTAATAGGATAACAACACGTAGACCTGGGCATCGTTCGTGAATCGATAGTTTCGATTTGAAATCATCGATTAATGGTTCAAAAAAATAGGAACCTTAAACCAGAACCGTTATAGGTAAGTTCAAAACTGACATTGAACCATCGGTTTCTATTCATGGcctcaatttatttttttaattaataattataataattaaaaattaaaaaattaaaaaaaggcttggacttaaatTTCCAATTAAACTTCATACGTATCCTCTTGGGGTTTCgaagaatcaaagtctacgtagttctcttaacTTTATGTACTCAATAGCCGGTAGTGActccttaccttatcattcacctctgCTTTCTTGAGTATTGGTTCCTGTTATCGAACTATCTGTAGTTAAATCAAAAAGTTATTTATTGAAatccacttttatatcttgttggcatAATTCGACTCTTATCTAATTGTCCAcgcatacttgggcttcaataaATTTGGGAACAAAACTTGATCGTCTTTTgtccaatatattacccccttgactaaaagcttaTTCCACTACGACAGTTAATGCCAATACTGTCAGGACTTATTTAACAGTAGCTGCTAATGTTAGAAAAGTTTATGCATGTTGACTCCACTATTATAGAACTGTAAAGTCTTTATCTATATTGCTATCATCAAACTCAGAAGTAGTGGTTAGATAAACTTCAAGTGCTAAGGTAGAGTCTAATGTTCCTTTTAGTTTTTTGCTCTTTCACATCATAATACAATCgctataactaatattttagattaatgatagggcaataggtggtagagaagaagaagaatcacttcggttaccataaattaatgaatattcaacataaacttctttaattaaattcataattgtAGCTATAgttaaagaaatataaacttcatcctcatcatctAATTGTatacattcataatataatgataaataatttgtaacatcatctaatttaaacatagaatcaaaaaaataagcaacaagaaaaatttctagaattttcTTTATagaaatttaaccattttatttttattaaaaaaaaatagcttattttaaaataacatctttTTTGCCCTTTTGTAAAGTCTTAATAATATTAAgggcttcatttaaaaacaaataagaagtAAGATAATAAACTTTTCTCAAAGTATAagttacattattaaaattttttaaaacgtcaaaaattgtcttacaaatatcccaatatTGGGGATATAATGTAATTTGTGACACATTTTGTAACACAAATGTGCAAAATAATTtcctataattaaaaaactcatcaaataattcatatgttgaattccaatgAGTTAGTATATTTTTAGGAAATTTTTTTAGTcttctattatatattttacaaaatttatcccattatttttttgtttgaggATGTgtctataaaaatgaaattgttatttttattagattaataaaattattaagatatcttaaaccatcttgtacacatcaatttaacacatgacatgcacatctaatacgAAAAAATCTATTACCTAAATCGGGtttgcaaatttttgttaaatcaataATTGAGACTCTATTTGTAgttgcattatcaaatgaaattgaaaaaattttaaaagctaatatatatttttctaatattcctttaattattttataaatattatcggtcATATGTCGGTCATCAAACATcataaatgctaaaattcttttttgtaattgaaatttattatctattcaaTGACaaattatacccatataagagtgaatttACTAATGGTTACTTCAAATATTACTACATATAAACATACATCtatctaaatttgtaaataattgaattaaatttttttattttttatataaatttaataataatatttttaatgtgtttttaagaatagttttatgtgtaaaatttaatatagttttacaataattattaaaacctaaatttttaccAAAATTAAATGCTAAGTGAtctattactattatttttaggccaaagggttatttcccacccaaactatgctgaattatCAAAAttccccccattaactatggaaataccatttatccacccatgaccagtttaatttaacggaaccctaatctttgaaaatgtaatctcattttccctcctaaaagtttaaaaactaacattttttctctaagctaagtttgaaaagatcgcatttccccccctaaggttagtttcaaaacccgttCACTTTCTCTGACGCCATAGCcgaccgtctctccctcccgatggTTTCTCTTTCACCAATGACCCACCTCAACTCCACTCCAACCCATATGGTGCTGAGAaacgtcgtctgggaagacgatcatcttcccagacgatgaagacgagatcgatcgatctcggcTTTATCATTTAGGAAGACAATTTCTCTTCCCTAATGATATCCCTCAACACCGGATgagttggggtggagttgaggcagGTCGTCGGTAGAAGAGAAAccgtcgagagggagagacgaccGGTGATGGCACtagagaaagtgaaggggtttggaaactaaaccctaggggggaaatgtgatcttttcaaacttggcttaagggagaaaagttagttttttaaatttaggggggggggaatgaaattatatttaagtttatttttaatattaaatataaaatgatgattttacccttactaatgttaattttaactactcatgggtgggtaaatgatattttcatagttaacagggggaactttgagaattcagcataatttgggtgggaaatagtcctttggccttatttttataaattcttttttacttctattatcattataaataaatagagatttATGTGAAGAATTATactatattttttgtgtttgctgtctattttgcctaatttttttgGATGCTTCGACTTTAAGTGTCTTTTGAATGTCCCATGTCCACTTCCttacttgaatttataaatttgcgtataataattacaaataacTTCAATATTACCAtattccttttatatttttttgaaatgaattttgaaaatattgtaggCAAGAATTTTTTGTGGTTGTTGTTTCATCTCCActtgttattgttgttgtacCTCCACTTCTACATATTGACTTCCACTTTCTTGTATTGAAAAATCTTCTATAAATTGATATTCAtccatatttgatatatatgaatattgagCAAATCTCTTATTACGTAaataattttcactacttgccattttttgataataaataaaattaattatataattaattataaaagataatgaaaaaaatagataataaataaaattaattataaagataaattttataattaattataaaattgtataatagaaagataataataattaaattatagaaattaaaattggaattgataaaaataaagaaagaatttaattgaatttgattaaaagattgagagagtatgaGAATTGAGAGAATGggaaataagaataaataaatgaaagagttgaaagattgagtgaatatttataagtaaaatttaatataaaaaataaaaaataaaaaaaattatcaggcCTAATTGCGATATTTGCAACCACTAGCATTTGCAGAATTTGCAGGgcaaatttaaactttttctaaatttaaaaaataaaaaatttaaaacattttaatgaaGTTATTTAACTGTTGGTTCATGAATCTTTGAATCGACCATgaattgatagtttaaaaaaagaaaaacctaaatTGAACTGGTAGAATTCGATTTCGGTTTTGGTTCCTATTCTAATAATTCTAGTTCTGATTTTActagttttgatttgatttacaGGCCAAACCGACTCGTGGCCAGGACTAACaacacatttgaaatttgaagttaacaaacaatcatctcaaaattcatattttaattgaaataattaaactcataaaatttttattaaagaaattaagcTAAGAAcagacaaaatttttaatattttttaatgaagatattgaatcaatataattataattatttatattattttattttaaaaataaaatgattaatttgacatttttaataaaaaataataaaaaattaattttttaatattaaaatttaaaagtttgattttttggataaaaatatttgaaaattcaattttttaattgaaaacaaacaaaatttaatcattcCAATCAAAACAAAGTAATAATTTGATGCCTCTAAATGTGCCAccccttaaaaaaaattaaaacttttctttgctttctcaCACTTTAAAGTTATCAGTATATTATGATGGAATAAaacaattgttatttaattaaaatttaattaatacttAAATGCCATTTAACTCTATATAAGACAAGACTGATTATTCTTCGCCcaattttgaaagttgaaaatcAACGGCTGCAGGTCAATCCATAGTTTCTTCTTACCAAAGAAGACTAGACTAGAGACTTTAACAAAcaataaaagttaataaataaataaatatttatagttttctaCACCGTATTATAATGTATTCATACATTACTTGTAGAATTAggtaattaaaaaaagtcaaacttGTCTTCTTTCTCTTACATTTCTTCTGACTTTTCTAATCACCTGTTGCTTTTTCTCCAAGTTTTTCTATTAGATTGCTTCTCTTTCCAATATATTCAATCATCTCGTGTGGTTTGGCGTCTGGGcttttaattttacattgatTTCTTCAAACCCACTttaagtttgatgaaatttaagtaatatttgTAAGAATTTAGTATGGAAGAATCGCACGGACAGGGTAATTCAAATACGCCGGCTCCTTTTCTTACAAAGACATATGAGATGGTAGATGATCCAATAACCAACTCATTGGTGTCCTGGAGTTTAAGTGGTTGCAGTTTTATTGTCTGGGATCCAACTGATTTTTCAAGAGATTTGCTGCCGAAGTATTTCAAGCACAACAATTTTTCAAGCTTTGTAAGGCAGCTCAATACGTATGTAagttctttttctgttttcacTTTGCTTCAGATGCACATATATActatttaattttggaaataattgttgtttttaGAGGAAAATGATTGGCATAGTCAAACTCTACCTAGTATTTCATAATTGTTTAGAATTCACGACTTTTGTGTACAAATTTAGTTTTTCCAGGCAGAGGAATTTGTATATGTTTAATCTAGCAAAggaattttttagtttttgggCGTTGATGGTGAATTACTGGATGAgcttgtattattttatcaggGATTTAGGAAGATTGATCCTGAGGTGTGGGAGTTTGCGAACGAGGAATTTATAAGAGGAAAGAAACATTTTCTAAAGAATATTTACCGACGCAAGCCAGTTCATAGTCATTCTGCGCAGAATCAAGGGAATTTTGGCATTCCATTGACGGAAACTGAAAGAAATGAATTTGAGAGGAAAATTGAGAAACTGAAGAAAGAGAAGAGTATATTGCAATTGGAGCTACAGAGATCTGAGAGTGAAAATCAAGGTTTTGCCCTTCAGATACTATCATTAAGTGAGCGTATGAAGTATTTGGAGGGTCGACAGATGGAACTGATGACTTTCTTTGCCAACCTGATGAAAAAACCTGGATTTGCCTCAGTTCTTATGCAGCAGTCAGAAATTCATAACAAAAGGAGAAGATTGGTAAGGCCTAATTATTTTGGTTATGAGTTCAATATGGATAAATACTGGGTTTTGACCGACCAGAAAGAAAACCCAAATGCAATTTCTGCTCACATGTCGAATTTAGAACAAATTGAAAAGTTAGAATCCTCTGTGAACTTTTGGGCGGGTTTTCTGCTTGGGGTCAATGAAGCTTTTAGTCAAGATGTGTATGATTTTGGTGTGCTGCCATCAGTTTCTTCAGTCACATCCTCTGAAGATGATGATGTGTATGGTCAACATTGTTCACCAAAATCAAATGTGTCCTCTCTCCATTCTATGGATATTCATTCACACGAGGATCATATGGATGCTCATAGCCCCAACAAATCACCTATGTTTTTAAACGCTGATGAAAGATCAAATCCACTAGGGACTGATGTAATTTTGAAGCCTGCTGGTGCTTCTGAGGCTGAGGCATCAAGCAAAGAGGTGATAGAGTTAACAAATTCTTCAGTAAAAGTAGGGGTGAATGATGTGTTCTGGGAGCAGTTCCTCACAGACCCTCCTGCAGCTTCATTAAATGCACAAGAGATGAAGTCTGAAAATGCGGCTACTGAAGACGAGGCTATGGTTTGCGAGGGAGCTGATCTCAGAAATTTCTGgtgtaacaaaaacaaattagatAACCTGACAATGAATTTTGGAAAGCTTACTTCTGCTGGACCAACATagtatgtataatttgattCTTTCAGCATAATGTCTTGGATGGTTGGGTTATATATTGTAACATAATTAGTGAGAAGGTGGAAGACTTTTCACCTTCTGACTTGATTGTATTGTTGCATCAGTTTTGTATGTATATAACACTAAGTTACAGCATCAAAGGATTAATTGGTGCATACTTCTGTCGATGTATGTTTCCTTGTTTAGAACTTATATTTCAGTAGTCATGCTAAACAAGTCATCCGACCTAAACAACAACAATTGTATACACCTATTTAGTCTTTGATACACTTTCACCTTTGCTTTAGCAACAAACTAGATTTATTAGTTAAGTTGGacctaaaacaaataatcacttagtttattatttattgtccCACCATTAAGTTCTTATGTGAGgtgattattataaaataaaaacctagcatGTAATTTACAATGTAAATTAAACGTGCTAGTATAAAATCTTGTTTGATGTCGAGTCCCTCAAGTCAAGATGGATCGACAGGTCAACTTACGGTTTTGCTCTTTGGGACTTCAAGTATGTTGGCCATTTCTTTTGTAAAATTCTGTAGTTGTTTACATAGTTTTTCCTAAAtacattttattctaaaaacaaAATACTATTCTAACTTTACATTTGAAAATCAGAAACCTCGAATAACATTCGATAGGAGgtaaatgagaaaataatgttatatccGGACTTTTGAGAGCAAAGGAATACACgccttattttaaattttgtgaacaTACATTCCTATAGAAACCTTTATAGGTTCATTAGATATATATTGAACGTCATGTGTATCTAAACATGACAtacatataaacaattaaaattaaaaattaattttaattatttactaattGTTAAATTACTTAAAACCCTTAATTTCTATATATTGCATTCAAACcttgaaactttaaaaacttttagtttaatTTCTATCTTGGCAAACaaagtcaaaattaaattatgaaccAATGCATGGGCATACACTTAGTCATGCACAATTGTGTATGACATCAAAGTTTTCAACCCGTACATGGCAAGGGTTCACTTCCCATGCACAAGATGCACAGTTGTGTATGCAAGATTTTGACAAAATTCTTGAAGTCTGAATGGGATATAACCATGAAACTATGTACatacaaaattttacatatgtATGAGTGTGTATGATGGATGAACAACTATACATGGGTGTCTCAAGAGGAATCACACAACTATAATGTAACACTTCTTTTGCTACAAAAGGAAGGTCTACAAACATAGACTATTTGAAcatatattgatttaaaatttatcctCATACaacaaattactaaaatactcttataatataaattagttagaaACATATAAAGGATGTCACAACATACATAAACACCAACAATAAACTCGAAAACCATACGTGTGGCAATACATAGATAAATTCTCAAAACAACTAAATGTTCAAATACATATAGTAAGGAAAAGACACAATTGACCTCATGCAACCTTAAGCTCGCTAATAACCACTTGCCCCGTAGTCATCACATTTACCTACattttgaaaacatataaaGTACGGGAGTAAGTAAAAATCACTTAGTAAGTAGAAGactatatttattttctaaatctCTAAAATACCATAGACTCAAACCAACGTAACTCGATCATAAGAAGTATATGCCCAAACTCCCACTTAAGATGACATGGGTATTACTACTCTCATTTGAAAACTCAGGAATCTTAAATTTGTGTATCAATCTTTCAAAAGTATCTATGGTTTCATTTGATCACCAAAAACcacttcaaattttaaattgggGTGACTATTTGATAGTTTAGGTAAAAGTACTATCTTATTCTAAACTATATTTTATACCAATCGAACTAGGTTGAGTAGAAATTTGACACCTTGGTTGTGTAAGCATCACTATGCAGTCCACTCATCTACACCATTACAGGCTATCGAATTGAACTGAGCTCCTCTAGGATCAAGGGTACCCTACTATAGGTATGATATTTATAACACTCACAGATATGTCTCAAGGGTAATATAGtcatttatgatatatttatatgtttacaAATGTTTAATTATGTTCATGGTTGagttaagataaaataaattaagtattGTGAAATTTGAGTAAAGGGGGCTGTGCATAAGAAAAGAATGCCCATGTATTAGTTGACATGTCAGGTTGAGTAGATAAATGCCATATCAGAATAAGTTTAAGTGATTAACAATCATGTGTGCAGGGCAAAGGCTTGTTCATAGTGTTGCAGGCAGATTAGTTTAAAAAGACACATTACTTGCAATTGCAAGGTATTTGATCTGATTACTAGTCTGTGTCTATTTTGTGcgaagagagaaaagagaaatgCGTGTAACATGTGTTTAAACCCTTGGGTAGATTTTGGCAATCACTTTTCTAGTAGGAGCAATGGTAGCGAAGCAAGGAGAGAAAAGGAGAATTGTTTGGCATCTAAATAATTACTCTTGGGAAGACAAGTAGGACCCTCTTTTTTCCCTTTGTGTGTATGGTTTACACAGTGGACTAAGAGTTTTTCCTTTGCCAACTTTGTTATgaacaatttttataatgatttgcTTCTTGTGATGTTTATATGTTTAGATAATTGATATAGATAAGTGATGAGTGTGGGATGCATGAAATTTATTCTAGATAGCTAAGGCATGTGTTATTTGGTGAAGTGATGGTGTTATTTTTCACTTTACCTTACTGTGGAATGGAACTTTGATGTTAGTATGATAAGTGGATGTGAATTAATTCATGGGGTTTTGACTATTGTCATTGGATCTTGATGTTCACCTATTTAAATGAATATTAGGATGTGGGAGTGGTAATAATTTGTGCATTGATTTGCATTAGCAACCTAATGAATTGTTGGTTGATAAAGGAAGAGTcaccaaaattaattaatgtgcAAAATTAGGTCAAACTTATGCTGCTGAAACTTCATGGATGACTACCTCAATTGTAGGGACGATTGTCCTATGTTTGGAAAATGTTTACCTTAGGTCATGCAAGGTCGTGTGATATGAGACAAACACTTATGCATGTGAAACTCaatttttaagttgaatttttttgttgatcCGATGCCTATTGAAGATCGTTGATCAATGAAGAGTCAACTATAGCACGAAGTTCACTTATTTATGTTTCAAGAATGACCATGTATGgggtaaaaataaaagaaataccCCTATAAAGTAAACTGGTTAAAATGAAGTTAAGGGTTGATAGAAATTATGTCC includes these proteins:
- the LOC123195413 gene encoding heat stress transcription factor A-4b-like; this translates as MEESHGQGNSNTPAPFLTKTYEMVDDPITNSLVSWSLSGCSFIVWDPTDFSRDLLPKYFKHNNFSSFVRQLNTYGFRKIDPEVWEFANEEFIRGKKHFLKNIYRRKPVHSHSAQNQGNFGIPLTETERNEFERKIEKLKKEKSILQLELQRSESENQGFALQILSLSERMKYLEGRQMELMTFFANLMKKPGFASVLMQQSEIHNKRRRLVRPNYFGYEFNMDKYWVLTDQKENPNAISAHMSNLEQIEKLESSVNFWAGFLLGVNEAFSQDVYDFGVLPSVSSVTSSEDDDVYGQHCSPKSNVSSLHSMDIHSHEDHMDAHSPNKSPMFLNADERSNPLGTDVILKPAGASEAEASSKEVIELTNSSVKVGVNDVFWEQFLTDPPAASLNAQEMKSENAATEDEAMVCEGADLRNFWCNKNKLDNLTMNFGKLTSAGPT